TGTTGACATAGTCAGCTTCCTCTGCGTCCTGTAGAAGtataagaggaagaggagtttaGAGAACTGTTGTAACACATCACACAACGTCTAAATGTCAATGTTCTTATATAGACAAATATTGGTGAAGTGATCAACCACCAAAACACACTCCAGTAATCATGACTCTGCTCCgctaacacattgactagaatagaaacctatcagatctggtgctgtgacggatcgcagacagaccggacatggatgtggtggaatttggcccttAGTCATCTCACACAGACCTTCTGTTTCTCTGGGAGCTTACCTTCACTGGTTTCATGGAGCGTCTTGATCGAAACCACCTGAAGGAAACAGGATGAGaacgtgtttctttttttaacattgtatgaCACACAAGCACATTTCAATCAGACCAGCTGTCTGTACTGCAAATCAATATGTTATAGTTTGTCTCACCACTCAAAGATGATCAGTGTACTGACAAGCAACAGGATTCCCAGGATCTTCAAAACCACTTCAAGGCCAACAGGTTCAGACGAGTGATCACCTGTAACACAACAAGTCACCCTCGGCTCCAGAGAAGATCTTGTTCCTCTAAAACACCAGAGACAGTCTTTGCTCACCTTCaaatatcagctggagtcctgtTGATAGTTGAATGTCTCGATCATTTCTGCATCCACAGAAGAAGGATCTCCCTCGATCACTGCTGGTCACCTTAAGGACATAAACCTGTGAATCCACTTTGATCAGTTCCAGCCTGCCATCACTGATCCTGTACCAGACAAAGTGGATGACAGGAGGGTTTCCTCTGCATGAGCATGTCAGGTTCACCGTGCTGCCAGCTGACACCGGATCAGAGGGAGAGATCAACACTGAGGTGTTCCTGGGAGAGTCTGGAAGATGTGACACGTGGAGAGATTGATGGAGagatgaggaaaaagaagataaagaggGATCATTCTTACAAACTGTAGGTTTTCAGCTCCACACTATAAAGCTCTAATTCAGGGACACCTCCCTTTGTGGAAGGTCGGAGGTCAGGCTCTGCTGCAGCTACACACTTTGAATTGTGCGATTGTTGGTTCATGCAGTaaacctattttaaaatctaaaacttAAATGTTCCTGTTTTCTGTTAAATCATCCAAATGAAAGAAGGTCTCACATGAAACACTGAGagtctttgtctcctctgctgtcctcacATCTCTGCCTTCATTCACAGGATATGTGGCAGAACAGGTGATGTTGTATCCATCATGgtgctctgacagagtgatgcTCTCCTGGATTTGAGTTGTAAAGGTtccatctgtgttttcctccatgttgttgagaGAGTCTCTTTGGAGACTCCAGGTGAGTTTAGGAGGAGAGTGTGGACAGGGAGTGAGAGCTGAGCAGGTTATAGTGACAGACTCCTCCACCTTCAGGTCTTCTGCTGGGATATCTATTCTGGGGCTCGGAGGAGAATCTGTGAGTTAGAAACAGACTCAGGATCAGCTTCATTAGGCAAATAGAACACAAAAGTATGATTCACTGTAGGAGAATCTTTGATTTCATCAGTTTGGTCCTTGCTGACAGAGAGAAAGCTGCACCAACATTATGAACATGTATAAAAAGACTCTCTTACCTTTAACTGTGATGTGTAGAGGATCACAAGAAGCTGTTGCTTTGAATGTGCTGCTCTCTATTCTGAAGAAGTACGTGTCTGTGTAACTTGTGAggacatttgaaaacaaagtgGTGCAGTTTTTCTCCTTCAGGTTTCCAGTCAGACTCATGGTGTAGTTGTTAATTCTTCGGCTGCTTTTGAAAACCACATTGTCTGGATATTTGGCAAATctgaagtcatttttaatccaCACTCCGGAGATTTTCCCACTGCTGTCAATCTCTTCACCTGATGTAGCTGCAAAGTTACACGGGATCTGCAAACAAGATCCACTCAGTGCCTGCACCGTCTTTGGTGCTGCAATACTCAGATCTGCCTTCTCAGGACTAGCAGTGTGAGCTCCTATAAGATCAATGAACAAACTGATTATTACATCAAAAGATTTAAAGATGGACTTTGGAGTCCAGATGTAAATGATTCAAGTGAAATCAACATGAACTGAGAGAAAAAGCTCACCTGACACAAAAAGGACACTCAGGAAGAAGTTAGCAATCATCATGTTCACAGACGGACAGACCTGCTCCCTGGATCTGTGGATAACTGTTCACTTCATCAACCTAACCACTGTGACGTTTTTAAGAAGAGGAACTTTTAAATCAACGTCTCTATATCTCTACTTCTCTATCACAGTGGAAACATGCTCTGTACCATGACTTATAATAACCATGTCCTCAGAGTGCTGCTTCAAAGTCATGCtgtctttagtttgttttaattcagtcaaaataaaatcacattaaatacataaatgatgaGTCTGTCAGAGGCAGGATTAAAGTTTGTCTCAGAAACATGGTTACAGGTTTTACTATGAAACCACTCAGAGGAGGATTCAAACTAAGTTTACATTTAGAGATGTTATTCTTTCATTTGAGCAGAACTGAATGAACCCACTCACCTCGCTGAGAGAGGACTGGCTGTGTGAGGACAGCAGGAATCGGACTGTTTTTGTGAGGCTGCTTCAAAACCCTTGACCCGATTCTCAAAATAACTGAAGTATGTCACATGAAACCATATACATTAAAGTCTATGTTGTTTCAAGATTCAAcgttcaagaaagctttattgccaagtgagttTGCACataaggaatttgacgtggtgaatggaacaacAGGACTTTTAactacaagacagtaaggacacaacaagacagtaaggacacaacaagacagtaaggacataacaagacagtaaggacataaCAAGACAGTGAGGACACAATAATACAGTGAGGACACAATaatacagtaaggacacaataatacagtaaggacacaacaagacagtaaggacacaataatacagtaaggacacaataatacagtaatcaatcaatcaatcaatctttatttatatagcacctttcatacaaataaaatgcaacccaaagtgctttacagggattgaaaacaagaaagaagcagaaatgaaacaatgctaagacattttagtggaagataataataatgataataataaaactaataaaaatacaaattaaaaataagaacaacataaaaataaaataaaatagagactaatgcacaccaaaataaaatatgtgtaattaaaataagttaaagcatcaaaattaagaaataaaaatagttaaaataaatagatttaaaaggtaaggataagagttgaaaaataaaccaaggctaaaaatatcaataaaactgagtagataaatacaattaaataaatgaatgaataaatacataaaaatagaataagataacagttaaaattattaaaataataaagcaacatttaaatcaatattatagtaaaaggtaggtaataaaattgttaaaccctacataaaagccagactgaataaatacgtttttagtttacatttaaaagtctcaatatctccatcagctcctctcagatcctccggcaggctgttccatagtttgggagcgtagtggctgaaagcagcgtcaccaaatgttttagttctgctctgaggaacagctaaaagagaggagccggaggatctcagtgacctacctggtttatatactaaaagcatctctgagatgtagtctggtgtgaggccatgcagcgccttaaaaactagtaaaataattttaaaatcaatacgaaaagcaacaggcagccaatgtaaagattttaaaataggcgtaatgtgtgctctccttctggtcctcgttaaaactctagctgctgcattttgtattaactgcagtttgttaattgtgttttttggaagaccagagaggagagcattgcagtagtccagcctgctggttataaaagcgtgcattagtctctctgtgttgctcagagagagaaatggcctcactctagaaatgttctttaaatgataaaaggctgttttggtgataaaacgaacatgtggtttaaagttaaaatcagaatcaaataaaacacctagGTTTCTGGCTTCTTGGCTTGGATTAAGTCCATGAACATTTAGTGTGGaggccagtttctctctctgagcctttgaGCCGATGACAAGTACGTCCGTTTTTtcctggttgagctgtaaaaagttatgtgacatccaggttttaatatctaaaatgcagttaaaaagtgagtcaatcggcccagtgtcatcaggagacacggccacatagagctgagtgtcatcagcgtagcTGTGGAAATCTATgccatgtctcctgatgacactgccCAGGGGAAGCATGTACAAGTTAAAAAGTAACGGTCCTAAAATTGATCCTTGCGGTACCCCACAGGTAACCTCATGATGTTCAGAGTTTTGATTGTTGATTGTTACACAAAAATGTCTGTTAGAGAGGTAGGATGCgaaccatttaaaaacactacCGGACAGGCCAACATACTCACTTAATCTGTTTAAAAGAATTTGGTGGTCAACAgtatcaaaagcagcactgaggtcAAGTAGCACCAGGACTGCAGGTTTGTTGTTGTCAAGGTTTTTTCTGATGTCATCTACTACTTTTAGTAaggcggtctctgtgctgtgatgtgttctaaaacctgactgaaacatttcaaatttggTATTTGAGTTTAAAAAGGTATTTAACTGGATAAAAACAAGTTTCTCAAAAATCTTACTTAAAAATGGGAGATTTGAAATTGGTCTAAAATTACTAGGTGATAAAATGTCTAAGTTCCCTTTCTTTAAAAGAGGTTTCACtaaagcagttttaaaatcatttgGGAAGACACCCAGCTGTAGAGAATAATTTACTATGGTGAGTATGTCTTCCGatacagaattaaaaacagttttaaaaagggAGGTAGGGATGGGATCAAGGGAACAAGTGGAGGGTTTCAGTTCTGTTACCACCCTCCTCAGTGTGTCAGCATCAACCAGGTCAAAACAGCCGTACTTGTCATCACAGGGTACATTTGGTACAGGTAAAAGTGCAGTGTGCATGTTTTATTGGCAGATACCAGAcctaattttaagtattttctccCTGAAGTAGCCAGCACACTCTTCGCATTTGGAACCTGAAAGCTGAGCACTGTTGTTGACTGTGGGGTGTAAGAGTGAATCAATGGTATTGAAAAGAAGTCTGGGGTTGTGGATGTTGGTGTTTATGAGGTTTGAGAAGTATGCCTGTCTTGATGTTCGATTTGCTTTATTGTAGTTTTGAAGTTTTTCAGTGAATATGTTTTGATGTAtagtgagttttgtttttctccatctgCGCTCAGCAGTTCTACATTCTTTCTTTAGGTTCCTCGTGTAGTCATTTTTCCATGGTACCATCTTTTTTGTGGTAATTTTCTTGGTTTTAATTGGAGCCGTTGCATCAagcactgttttcattttactgtTAAAATCATTGACTAAGTCATCACAGGCTGATGGTCGGACaggatttttgtattttgatatTTGTGATGTGAGAGCTATGGCTACTTCAGGGGTTATGTAACGTTTTCTGATAGTATGATCTCTGCAATTGGGTAGGCAATgattaaaactgttaaaaaacacacagtggTGGTCAGACAGAGCCAGATCAGTGATGGATGTTATGTTGATGTTAAGACCAAAGGATATAACTAAATCTAAGGTGTGTCCATGTTTGTGAGTTGGTACATTAACATGCTGTTTAAAACCCATACATTCTAGCAATTCTAAAAACTCTTTGGCTCTGGTATCTGCCAGATTGTCGACATGTATATTAAAATCACCAATTAAAATACAGGCATTATGGGTAGTGTGAATGACTGACAATAGTTCTGAGAATTCTGTTAAAAACAGGGGTACAGATAATTTAGGAGCTCTGTACACAGTCACAGCAAGGAAGTTAGGGTTGGCGTTAAAAAAGCTTGCATTATATTCAAATGCATTAAAGGTGCCCAAATCCACATCTCTTACTTTCAGCAGGTGCAGGTGTACCTGTGTTTTTGATTGCAGACAGTCATTCAGAATGGTGAGAGTGGACCCCGTGCAGAATGTTTGCCGACAACATTCGGCTACCCCGTCCGTTAGGGTGAATTCCCTCCCGTTTGAACAGTGGTGCACGGTCCCAAAAAAGGTTAAGGTTGTCCACAAAAGACAAGTTATGAGAGTTGCATGCGGATTGGAGCCAAGTGTGAAGACTAAGGATTCGGCTGAATCGCTCAGCTCCGCGACCGAGGGTAGGCATGGGGCCAGAAATGAAAACCGTTTTTCCGGAGTccttcaaaacatttaaaagaagattAAAATCTCTTTTGGTGCGTTCCGATTCCCGCCGGGATGTGTCGTTCGTCCCAACATGAAGGACAATTTTTGTGATGGTCAACGGGAGTGAGGGGAGGAGGTCCAGCAGTTTGTCCAGGATGACGGGGACCGTAGCTCCAGGGAAGCACCGGGTGATGGCGTTAAAGAAGCGGACGTCCCTTATTATGGAGTCGCCAATAATTAGAGTTGTAGGGGGAATGAGAGGACGTGGGGCCGATGATTGGGAGCTGTCAGGGCTGGATAACGGAGACGGGGACGGAGGTCGTGGTTGTGGTTGTGGGCGCAGCCCAGGTGAACAGGAGCGAAGAAGCCCCGCCTGAGGGAGACCCACGGAGCGTCTGATCACGGCCTCCTTCAGCATCTTCTGGCGCTTCACCCTGGTTGAGGCAGTTCGAGTAGCCCGGTTTGCACTGACCGTCCGAGGAGGAGAAGCAGCGGCGACTTCAGGGGAAGCCACAGCCGGAGTTGGGTCTATCGGCGGCGGTGACCGATCCCAGCCAGATGAGCGACAGGAGGAAAAGTCCCGCGGAGCCGGGGTGAAGTTTGGCAGAGAGTGGCTGGAGATGGGGCGGCATTCCGACCCACGAACAGGCTTCGAGGGGGAGACCGGGGAGAGCGAGGAGCCTCCAGGCTCCCCCGGTTTCCCACTCACAGCGATCAGCCGTGAGTGCTGTTGTGTCTCAACTGCACTGAAGATGGCACCTAAGACTTCAGGTGAGTATTGTTCTGTGCATTCAGTCATGTAAGAGTCCATACTCACAGGTGTGTGAGATAAGAAATCTGCGTCTGTATTCGCCTTTCCTGGTCGGTATTTCAGTGTTATGTTGAAGTCGGCCAGTTCAGAGACCCAGCGGTGTCCAGTCGCGTTCAGTTTAGCTGTGCTTAAAACATAAGTCACAGGGTTGTTATCACTGTACACTGTCACAGAAGGAGCATAAAACAAATAGTCTCTAAACCTCTCCTTTACTGCCCACTTAAGTACTAAAAACTCAAGCTTCCCTGAATGTAATCtgtagtttttttctgctggactTAATGTTCGTGAACCGTACCCAATGACTCTGAGCCTACCTTCCTGTCTCTGATATAAGACTGCTCCAAGTCCCTGTTCTGAAGCATCTATATGCAAAATAAATGGATCCTCAAACCTAGGATAAGCCATTACAGGTGGGTTGGTCAAAACATCAACAAGATAGTCCAAAGCTTCCTGGTGAGTGTCAGTCCACACTATTTTCTGGTGTGGGGGGAGCTGTCCCGCTTTGGCTGGCCAAAAGTTGGACTTTGACTTAGGACTCGGGGTGGCATCTGTTGAAAGCAAATCATACAGACATTTTGCATGGCGAGAGAAATCTTGCACATAACCCCTGTAGTAACCCAGGAAACCCAAAAGTTTCCGCAGCTCTTTTATATTTGTAGGAGGGGTTGTCTTTAATGCCTGTACTGCAGCAACTTCTTTATCATCCATCTTGTAACCATCAGCTGAGAACACTTTCCCAACATAGCGGACCTCATTTCTGAACAGTTCACATTTGTCTGGTCTCAGTTTTATTCCCCAGGCTTGCTGACGTTGTAGGACAGATCTCAGATCCTCAACATGTTGAGTGAATGTTTTGCTGTAAACTAAAACATCATCCAAATAGGGAATACATACTTTATCCTTGAGACCTTCTAGGCTCTCTTCCATACTGCGCTGAAAGGCTGAGGGCGCATTAGTGAGACCAAAAGGGATCCTATTCCATTCATACAGCCCCCATGGTGTTATGAAAGCTGTGGCTTTTTTTGAGTCCTCACTGATGCTACCTTGATGGTAGGCTTTGCCTTGGTCCAGtatgtcgtggaattttcatagtcttatatatatgtatctaagaatgtttaactattgtattctttcagtctaaatgtcatgtttagagtaacttgtttcctatgtcgtctgtgacgggcgagatcgtgtcagggtagtagtcaaggtctctccccctgctcctgtttttatctatgtgttatggccgacttactgtctccagaactagagcacaggtcttcttcccacttgttgtgttcctattgtccaaacatggttatctaactttagtgtcgtcttcagagggaataaataccatgccaagggttttgtctgtcagaactgacttggcattgcactgcactctcctacctgtgtactgttatgttatttctccttgatcaagttctacataaactatttcaacgtaagccgtcagagtctcctgagtcttctgtgtccagtgtccagtttgttgctgaattccatcacaaatTGGCGTCACGAACAGCATCTTAACGACAAAGACTGGTAAGTGCAAACTTTTATTTGCTTTACCATGTCTGAGTCTGACAAGATCTAAAAGAAACTGTAATTGGGATTTAGAATTCTAAACTTGACACATAGAGACATTAGTGAATTGGTAATTGCTGTATgtagaaatttttttttaagttaaggcGTTATGGAATAAAATGGAGTCTACAATTTTTTAGTTGTTGGGCAGcgggcaccctgcgggggtagtcaagaggtctgagccagcttcgggctgcgactcgacacagaaaatatTCTATCTGTGAGTCTTAACCCTTGGGAAAAGTTCTGAGGTGAATCGAATGATTAGAGGATTCATCTcgttaagacaagaccagttgtgattctgtgttcgGCGGGACAATAAGACTCTGCAAAGTTATGGACTTCAGAGCAAAAAAGGGGGTCGAATTTTGGTATAAATCCCtcctatttaaataaataataagtccCAACACTACTTACTTATGTgcattaagttacataagtcaaccaagagagagagaaagtagatCGAGCATAACCGGCCACATAAAAGTACAGCAgctgaaaacaaaatgaaatgattaaaCTTTCCATGACTTCAGAAGAGACTCTGAATGCAGTTgaagtgtttattaaatgttttgaagtgtttgctgtgtgttttgctggtttgtgttgatattgTGCTGATGAAAGCTATGTTTTAAAGCATTTTGCTGTGCAGCTTTGCCGATTGCTGTTGCTCTTGTGATACGTGATAACTGTTTACTCACAAAATGGGGAATCATCAATCCACAGCAGCGaataaacacaaactcaaaaacaaaagtgataaAGCTAAAGataaaagcagacacacacataaaccagAGTTGAAAACAAGCAGTCCAACTACAGATAGAAATGCACCAGCTACTACCCATTCCACTCAGTCGAGAATGCAAACACAGGGTTCAGAAGCACTCAATGAACAGACGTTTTCACCAGACACACCTGCGGGTGTAGTGGGAAGGGAGAAAGGCTGGCAGTTTGTTGTTCCCTTTTCGTCACTTATGTGTACATGGACTAGAGAAGCATGGCCATACCTTGGTTCATTTGAACCAGAGAAGCTAGAAATAGCAGTAACTAACATAGCGCCTCTTAAATGCAATAAGACTTGGAATCACAACTACACATTCCATATAGCCCACAGAGCTCCGGTCAGGTGGAGCGTCTAAACTCCACCATCAAAGAGAAGTTGACCAAAACAATGATGACCACGGGTCTGAAATGGCCGGATGCTCTTCCCCTTGTGTTATACTCCATAAGAAGCACACCGAACACAACAATCGGGCTAAGTCCTCATGAGGTTTTGATGGGGAGACCAATGTCCACAGGGTCAAGTCCACCTTTGACACCCCACAAATTAACACTGTTGTGGACTGATGAATTCCTAACTGACTATGTAAAAACCCTAACAGAGCAACTGAGAAGATTTCATTTGCAGGTTGCGGACCGGCTGCCTAAACCCTCTGATTACCCTATCCATCCTTTTCAGTGTGGAGATTATGTGCTAATAAAATCCTTggacaaagtctctttttctcccAGGTGGAAAGGTCCATTCCAGGTGTTGCTGGTCACTCGAACTGCTCTTAAGGTCGAGGGCAGGGCAGAATGGGTGCACGCATCCCGGTGCCGGTTGGCACCTCCAGAACGGGGGGCTCGATCCTCTGGGGAGGGCTGacgttcctcctcctcctcgtggtGGTGAATCCCGACCGAGGGTTCGAGCAGAGCGGGAGTGGCGATCCTGACCAGGAGGTCAGGGAGAGAGGCGCAGATTTGCCTCACAAAGAATACGAGGGACCTCGTATTCAGTTCCAGGAGCATGATGCTGACAGACAGCAGCCCCATGCACAGTTTAAAGAGAGTGGTGCTGAAGGAAAGCAGCCCCACAAGTGTGTGTctttgagagaaagaaaaggtgtgAGCCACAGAGAGAAGGAAGCTGCAGTGGCTATTCCTAAATCCACAACTAACGAAAGACGCACCTTTCTGACACACAGTTTGAAGTGAACAGTGAACCAAGTGTTTCCACCAAGACCATCAAGTATCTCCTGGATGCGTGGAATGGGATGCCTGTCTTGAAGTGTCTTTTTATTAAGTCCCCTGTAGTCAATACACAGTCTTAGGCTCCCATCCCTCTTTCTCACACAAACCACTGCAGCTGCATATGGCGAGGTGGATTTTCGGATGAACCCTTTATCtaacaagtcctggatggggctCTTTACCTCATCATACAATGGTCTCGGTATGGCATTATATGTTTTGGCCACAGGTACATCATCAGTCAACTTAATGtccattttcagatttttgatgTATCCTACTTCATCTTTGTGTCTGGCAAATGCATTTGATTCCTCCCGAAGCATTTGCTTAACAGCAAGTTGTTGTTCGCTTGTCAGATGATCCAAGCTGACGGGCGGATCCCACAGTTTTTCTTGTGGATCATCATGTGACGTCTCTGTCTTAGAGTGAGGTGGGTTTTTAGACTCTTCTACCACTACCGAGTTAACCTGATGTTCGTCTGGGTACAGTGGATAACAGTCTGCTATCTTCTGTATGCTCCCTATCATGGTTTCTCCTGGCATTGTAATGTCATGCTGAGTCGCATTTTTGACATAAATATCTACCTTACGTGAGGAACAAGAGATATTCAATAACTGACAGGTGATCTCGAGTCCCTCATCCAGTGAAAGGTTTTCTTCAGGTTCAAAGAGCATTTCAGTTTTTACTTTGAGATCTGTTCTAACAGGGCAGCTAATGCAAATCACTTGCCCACCTGGAACTACAACAGATGTACGTCCTGTTTTGACAAGGtaagtaacattttcctctgtagCTCCCTGAATGAGGTTAAGCAGTGCTTCTGCTTTTCTTGATCCGATCCTCAATGAATTTCTGAGTAAAGCTAGCCTTTCACCTAGCTGGACCtgattctctttctctttcattatcTCTTCGATAGCATTAAACCCTATTATAGGTCTCTGTATTATGTCCCTGCTCACTAGAACAGGAACTAGTATCTCATCTGAACTTGCTATCTTAGTTTTCGGgtcacacagactcagactgaTCTCGATCCAGCCCTGAAAGAGGATTTCTGAGCCATTGGCAGCTCTTAAATCTAGCAATTCGTCATCGCTTATCAAGTCACTTATAGGATGGATTTTTGCATCTGGCAAGTTTTGGGACTTCCACGTCTCACTCATGATGGACACCTGAGCTCCTGTGTCCCACAGAGCTTGTGTCTTGACACCGTTCATGTTAAACCAAACAAGGCATTTCTTCCCTACAAGCTGTGccacctgtttgtgttttggaacTGGGTTGTGTGAGCTGAAAGACTGATCTTTATtgttgacatttggctttaatgGTGCTGGAGGGCGGTGCTTGAAGAGCTCTTCTCTTTGCCCCTGCACTCCGCATGAGTTCAGAAGATCAGACTGGGGATTCAATCCTGTGTTTGAGTCATTTTGGGACTTGTGCTCCGAGGTCATGACTTGTCCCTCCAGCACAACCTCCTCCCGTTTCCCGACGGTTTCTGTCTGTCCACTACTCTGCACCCTTTTGCCCGATGTGTATCACTGCCACACTTGAAACAATGGTTGCACTCTTTCTGGTCCTGCTGACATGCTACACATCGTCTCTTTGGCCTCTTAAAAGTACTAGGGGGAGACTTCCCTGATGGCAGTGCTGTTTTCATCCATTTTTGCAAACAGGGGATTTTCTTTGGTGGGTTTGTTAGGCTTAAGTGAGGCTGGTGATGTAACAGAGTCATCTTCATCTCCACTTTTCTCTACGATGTTGAGACTCGCTCTGTGTGTGGCTTTAGTTGTAACTTTTATCTTCTGGGCCCTCTCATTTTCATTATACTGAGCAATTTGCATCTTTTGGAGGAGCAGCTCGTCACTACTTTTCTCATCCTGCAAATACATTCTCATCTCCGCTCTGATGTTATCACTAGCTAAACCTGTCGTGATAGACTGAGAACACTGGCTATTAACTAGCTCTTTGTTGTACTTCAGGCCAGACTGGGCACGCTCGGATGCAAACAGGACTTTTTGATGCAGGTCAAGTACTCGGACGAGGAAATCAAATGCTGTTTCACCAAGTCcttgtgcagcttttgttaGTTGTTGGTACAGGACAGTTGCATCCTTTTCTGCATAATGTGCTCGTAATATTTGTCTGAGAGTGGCTAAGGTGAGATCTGTTTTTCCCTCTAAATAACTCCTCAGTTTCAATCCAGGGTTAACAGCACGAATCACTGCTTCCGTAATTTCCACTTCTGGATAGCCCTTT
This is a stretch of genomic DNA from Notolabrus celidotus isolate fNotCel1 chromosome 17, fNotCel1.pri, whole genome shotgun sequence. It encodes these proteins:
- the LOC117828773 gene encoding sialic acid-binding Ig-like lectin 13; its protein translation is MMIANFFLSVLFVSGAHTASPEKADLSIAAPKTVQALSGSCLQIPCNFAATSGEEIDSSGKISGVWIKNDFRFAKYPDNVVFKSSRRINNYTMSLTGNLKEKNCTTLFSNVLTSYTDTYFFRIESSTFKATASCDPLHITVKDSPPSPRIDIPAEDLKVEESVTITCSALTPCPHSPPKLTWSLQRDSLNNMEENTDGTFTTQIQESITLSEHHDGYNITCSATYPVNEGRDVRTAEETKTLSVSYSPRNTSVLISPSDPVSAGSTVNLTCSCRGNPPVIHFVWYRISDGRLELIKVDSQVYVLKVTSSDRGRSFFCGCRNDRDIQLSTGLQLIFEGDHSSEPVGLEVVLKILGILLLVSTLIIFEWWFRSRRSMKPVKDAEEADYVNTAAEFTSSQQGVLTSQAASGRPI